One Acidimicrobiia bacterium genomic region harbors:
- a CDS encoding AMP-binding protein — protein MPAGDVDMGGLDRAELTGKPAIVCGARSETYGELDARTNRLGNALAAAGVAPLERVAVMLPNGIEILEIGLATAKIAAVLVPINWHFKRDEVAWIVADSGTKVLVAHASLLDEVMPALDAAPDCTLVVVGGGDAGDGRDYERTLANADDARPDRVGFETAEFFFYTSGTTGRPRGVERDAPKPGAPSTSRALAAMWGFTPDDVWLAASPLYHAAGAYAFTELHVGATVVVMERWDAREWLRLVEEHRVTATFMVPAHFIRVLEVPEEERRRHDTSSLRLILHAAAPCPVPVKRAMLDAFPHVDVWEFYGASEGGATRISAADWREHEGSVGLPWPGTEILVLGADGEPVGPGESGLIYIRSPHMTRFRYHGDDAKTAQAWHGDAFTVGDIGYLDDDGFLYVTDRASDMILRGGVNVYPAEIEQCLHGHPAVVDCAVFGVPDDRMGEEIEAMVEVREPVDPDELRAYCREHLASFKVPRRVQIVDALPRNALGKIAKRQLRAAR, from the coding sequence ATGCCGGCCGGGGACGTCGACATGGGCGGGCTCGACCGCGCGGAGCTGACCGGCAAGCCCGCGATCGTGTGCGGTGCCCGCTCCGAGACCTACGGCGAGCTCGACGCGCGGACGAACCGCCTCGGGAACGCGCTCGCGGCCGCGGGCGTCGCGCCGTTGGAGCGGGTCGCCGTCATGCTGCCCAACGGGATCGAGATCCTCGAGATCGGGCTCGCGACGGCGAAGATCGCGGCCGTCCTCGTGCCGATCAACTGGCACTTCAAGCGGGACGAGGTCGCGTGGATCGTGGCCGACTCGGGCACCAAGGTGCTCGTCGCACACGCCTCGCTGCTCGACGAGGTGATGCCCGCGCTCGACGCCGCGCCGGATTGCACGCTCGTCGTCGTGGGCGGTGGCGACGCGGGTGACGGCCGCGACTACGAGCGCACCCTCGCGAACGCGGACGATGCGCGACCCGACCGCGTCGGGTTCGAGACGGCCGAGTTCTTCTTCTACACGTCCGGGACGACCGGGCGTCCCCGAGGTGTCGAGCGCGACGCGCCGAAGCCGGGCGCACCGTCAACGTCGCGCGCGCTCGCCGCGATGTGGGGGTTCACGCCGGATGACGTGTGGCTCGCCGCGAGCCCGCTGTACCACGCGGCCGGCGCGTACGCGTTCACGGAGCTGCACGTCGGCGCGACGGTCGTCGTCATGGAGCGCTGGGACGCGCGCGAGTGGTTGCGCCTCGTGGAGGAGCACCGTGTGACCGCGACGTTCATGGTGCCCGCGCACTTCATCCGCGTGCTGGAGGTACCCGAGGAGGAGCGTCGTCGTCACGACACGTCGAGCCTGCGGTTGATCCTGCACGCGGCCGCACCGTGCCCGGTGCCGGTGAAGCGGGCGATGCTCGACGCATTCCCGCACGTCGACGTGTGGGAGTTCTACGGCGCCAGCGAGGGCGGCGCGACACGCATCTCCGCGGCGGACTGGCGCGAGCACGAGGGCAGCGTCGGCCTCCCGTGGCCCGGGACCGAGATCCTCGTCCTCGGTGCCGACGGCGAGCCCGTCGGGCCCGGGGAGTCGGGGCTCATCTACATCCGTTCGCCGCACATGACGCGGTTCCGCTACCACGGCGACGACGCGAAGACGGCCCAGGCCTGGCACGGTGACGCGTTCACCGTCGGGGACATCGGCTACCTCGACGACGACGGATTCCTCTACGTGACCGACCGCGCGTCCGACATGATCCTGCGCGGTGGCGTGAACGTGTACCCGGCCGAGATCGAGCAGTGCCTGCACGGCCATCCCGCCGTCGTCGACTGTGCCGTGTTCGGCGTCCCGGACGACCGCATGGGCGAGGAGATCGAGGCGATGGTCGAGGTGCGTGAGCCCGTCGATCCCGACGAGCTGCGCGCCTACTGCCGTGAGCACCTCGCCTCGTTCAAGGTCCCTCGTCGCGTGCAGATCGTCGACGCCCTCCCGCGGAACGCGCTCGGCAAGATCGCCAAGCGTCAGCTGCGCGCCGCGCGCTGA
- a CDS encoding diguanylate cyclase translates to MTRPPHGGVDHDGRHVSGATIHALLLTLRGRGGDEAVRRALELAGRDPGDAARLADPSAWISYWEAQALLEAGARVLGGSDVLRTAGRYYAREEDTSGVSALMRALGSPTEVFRIVSAAAPRYCTVVDMDVVDLGGRHAVVEARNLDEFPRYRELCDLMAGILSIGPMLFGFDVADVVERECQVRGDARCLYHVHWGIADEIDDPARRVRYLEDELAALTRQFESLRSTVGDLVSGDDLDVVLARVVEHVRDAVTAPGYLLAVRPRDDAPVRAYADGIDERDVQDLAHRLLAGDLDHASAVTVGIASSRHAYGRLAALYTRGVEAIPEEREILASYARLAASALDSATALDDARREARTAEVMLGLAESLAAVTTSAEMAQRLADAVPHVVDCECAAVLLWDGRAQVMRVAGLHGMEGYEELLRGIEIGRRDTPLIARMLQHPEPLLLARGTGDRYVTAMFDAVGVTAGWFVPVLHGEEIYGTVAAGTKGPSEHLAADRHLVARLRGLAGQAATALHNARLVDQIRHQALHDALTGVANTRLLADEAEQAIATARADDRQVSLLFIDLDGFKAVNDDLGHAAGDALLQAVARRLRRCVRGTDTVARLGGDEFIVLLHDADRDRAEGAVARVRRSLHQPFRLAYGTVTVRASVGCATFPGDGSTYEALRHAADASMYAVKLAQRVRRAA, encoded by the coding sequence ATGACCCGTCCGCCGCACGGCGGCGTCGACCACGACGGGCGCCACGTCTCGGGCGCCACCATCCACGCGCTCCTCCTGACGTTGCGCGGCCGCGGCGGTGACGAGGCCGTCCGGCGTGCGCTCGAGCTGGCGGGACGCGATCCCGGCGACGCGGCGCGTCTCGCCGACCCCTCGGCCTGGATCTCGTACTGGGAGGCCCAGGCGCTGCTCGAGGCCGGCGCGCGCGTCCTCGGCGGCTCCGACGTCCTGCGGACGGCGGGGAGGTACTACGCCCGTGAGGAGGACACGTCCGGCGTCAGCGCGCTCATGCGTGCGCTCGGCTCGCCGACCGAGGTCTTCCGGATCGTCTCGGCGGCCGCGCCCCGATACTGCACGGTCGTGGACATGGACGTCGTCGATCTCGGCGGCCGTCACGCCGTGGTCGAGGCCCGCAACCTCGACGAGTTCCCGCGCTACCGGGAGCTGTGCGACCTGATGGCCGGCATCCTGTCGATCGGCCCGATGCTCTTCGGCTTCGACGTCGCGGACGTCGTCGAGCGCGAGTGCCAGGTGCGCGGCGACGCACGCTGCCTCTACCACGTCCACTGGGGAATCGCCGACGAGATCGACGATCCTGCACGCCGCGTGCGATACCTCGAGGACGAGCTCGCTGCGCTGACGCGCCAGTTCGAGTCCTTGCGTTCGACGGTCGGCGACCTCGTCTCGGGCGACGATCTCGACGTCGTCCTCGCGCGTGTGGTCGAGCACGTGCGCGACGCCGTGACCGCGCCCGGGTACCTGCTCGCGGTCCGCCCACGCGATGACGCACCGGTCCGCGCGTACGCCGACGGCATCGACGAGCGTGACGTCCAGGATCTTGCGCATCGACTCCTCGCCGGTGACCTCGATCACGCCAGCGCCGTCACGGTCGGCATCGCGTCGAGCCGGCACGCGTACGGCCGGCTCGCGGCGCTGTACACGCGCGGGGTGGAGGCGATTCCCGAGGAGCGCGAGATCCTCGCGTCGTACGCCCGTCTCGCGGCGAGCGCGCTCGACTCCGCCACCGCGCTCGACGACGCCCGCCGGGAGGCGCGTACGGCCGAGGTGATGCTCGGGCTCGCGGAATCGCTCGCGGCCGTGACGACGAGCGCGGAGATGGCGCAACGCCTCGCCGACGCGGTTCCCCACGTCGTCGACTGCGAGTGCGCCGCGGTGCTCCTGTGGGACGGACGCGCGCAGGTCATGCGGGTCGCGGGCCTCCACGGGATGGAGGGATACGAGGAGCTCCTGCGCGGCATCGAGATCGGTCGCCGCGACACCCCGCTCATCGCGCGGATGCTGCAGCACCCGGAGCCGCTGCTCCTCGCTCGGGGCACCGGCGACCGCTACGTCACCGCGATGTTCGACGCCGTCGGCGTGACCGCGGGCTGGTTCGTCCCCGTGCTCCACGGTGAGGAGATCTACGGCACCGTCGCCGCGGGGACGAAGGGGCCGAGCGAGCACCTGGCGGCCGACCGTCACCTCGTGGCGCGGCTGCGCGGGCTCGCCGGGCAGGCGGCGACCGCGCTGCACAACGCGCGGCTCGTCGACCAGATCCGCCACCAGGCCCTCCACGACGCGCTCACCGGCGTCGCGAACACGAGGCTGCTCGCGGACGAGGCCGAGCAGGCGATCGCGACGGCACGCGCCGATGACCGGCAGGTGTCCCTCCTCTTCATCGACCTCGACGGGTTCAAGGCCGTGAACGACGACCTCGGGCACGCCGCCGGCGACGCGCTGTTGCAGGCCGTCGCGCGCCGGCTCCGGCGTTGCGTACGTGGGACCGACACCGTGGCCCGACTCGGCGGCGACGAGTTCATCGTCCTGTTGCACGACGCCGACCGCGACCGCGCCGAGGGCGCGGTCGCACGGGTCCGCCGCTCGCTGCACCAGCCGTTCCGCCTCGCGTACGGCACGGTCACGGTGCGCGCCAGCGTCGGGTGCGCGACGTTCCCGGGCGACGGGTCGACGTACGAGGCGCTGCGTCACGCCGCCGACGCGTCGATGTATGCCGTGAAGCTCGCGCAGCGCGTGAGACGCGCCGCGTGA
- a CDS encoding phytanoyl-CoA dioxygenase family protein, with protein METVSGPPRLAAGSSVDEVVAALDAEGYVIVERLLDPSTTAAIREELVRLLEAVPVGRNFFEGFHTRRLYALFAKTRVLDDLALHPLVLAAVERILGPCLLSGPTGILIDPGEVAQVLHRDEAIYPVAHPHPELVMNVMWTFDDFTEENGATRVVPRSHRDALRQVDGETSTIPATMPAGSAMLYVGSLWHGGGANVSGGSRLGVAMEYAAAWLRPQETQLLAVPRETVRTLPARLQELLGYSVYPPFVGYVDGVHPRRVLDD; from the coding sequence GTGGAGACCGTCTCCGGCCCTCCCCGCCTGGCCGCCGGGTCGTCCGTCGACGAGGTCGTCGCCGCACTCGACGCCGAGGGGTACGTGATCGTCGAGCGCCTGCTCGACCCATCGACGACCGCCGCGATCCGCGAGGAGCTCGTTCGCCTGTTGGAGGCCGTCCCGGTCGGGCGCAACTTCTTCGAGGGGTTCCACACTCGCCGGCTCTACGCGCTGTTCGCGAAGACGCGCGTGCTCGACGACCTCGCCCTGCACCCGCTCGTGCTCGCCGCCGTCGAGCGGATCCTCGGGCCGTGCCTGCTCAGCGGGCCGACCGGGATCCTCATCGACCCCGGAGAGGTCGCGCAGGTCCTGCATCGTGACGAGGCGATCTACCCGGTCGCGCATCCGCATCCCGAGCTCGTCATGAACGTGATGTGGACGTTCGACGACTTCACCGAGGAGAACGGCGCGACACGCGTCGTCCCGCGCAGCCATCGCGACGCGCTCCGCCAGGTGGACGGCGAGACGTCGACCATCCCCGCGACGATGCCGGCCGGCTCGGCGATGCTCTACGTCGGGTCGCTCTGGCACGGCGGGGGCGCCAACGTCTCCGGCGGATCGCGTCTCGGCGTCGCGATGGAGTACGCGGCCGCGTGGTTGCGACCGCAGGAGACGCAGCTGCTCGCAGTCCCGCGTGAGACCGTCCGCACGTTGCCCGCGCGATTGCAGGAGCTGCTCGGCTACAGCGTGTACCCGCCGTTCGTCGGCTACGTCGACGGCGTCCACCCGCGCCGCGTGCTCGACGACTGA
- a CDS encoding ATP-binding protein — protein MSWSSGKDSAMALHEARAANVDVVGLMTTVNAAADRVAMHAVRRELLEAQARAVGLPLHAVDIPSPCPNDVYEAAMAGAIARARSEGVDTIVFGDLFLADIRAYREQMLADTGIAPVFPLWQRPTRTLASDMLDAGIRAIVTCVDPRQAPAELAGREFDAELLASLPPGVDPCGENGEFHTFVFDGPGFDAPIPVETGEIVERDGFVFADVVTKS, from the coding sequence ATGTCATGGAGCAGCGGCAAGGACAGCGCGATGGCGCTGCACGAGGCGCGCGCCGCGAACGTCGACGTCGTCGGCTTGATGACGACCGTCAACGCGGCGGCCGACCGCGTCGCGATGCATGCCGTCCGGCGCGAGCTGCTCGAGGCGCAGGCCCGGGCCGTCGGCCTGCCGTTGCATGCGGTCGACATCCCGTCGCCGTGTCCTAACGACGTCTACGAAGCCGCGATGGCCGGCGCGATCGCGCGCGCCCGCTCCGAAGGTGTCGACACGATCGTCTTCGGCGACCTCTTCCTCGCCGACATCCGCGCCTACCGGGAGCAGATGCTCGCCGACACCGGGATCGCGCCGGTGTTCCCGTTGTGGCAACGGCCGACGCGCACGCTCGCGTCCGACATGCTCGATGCCGGCATCCGTGCGATCGTCACCTGCGTGGATCCCCGCCAGGCCCCGGCGGAGCTCGCCGGCCGCGAGTTCGACGCCGAGCTGCTCGCGTCGTTGCCGCCCGGCGTCGACCCGTGCGGCGAGAACGGCGAGTTCCACACGTTCGTGTTCGACGGGCCGGGTTTCGACGCGCCGATCCCGGTCGAGACCGGTGAGATCGTCGAACGTGACGGCTTCGTCTTCGCCGACGTGGTGACGAAGTCGTGA
- a CDS encoding DUF4236 domain-containing protein, whose amino-acid sequence MGFRIRKSIRLAPGVRMTFSKSGIGYSFGVKGYRVTHRADGRIQRTASIPGTGLSYVTTSGGGGRHASQAAASHAAPVRRSPPPAPPVPRPVKPALLAPKGEKELYHALETRDAAAMERVAQEHPDVALAAETLAGALELSAGDNTRAKTVLEWVFATGRDPAADAFLRKYVSFELQLHVATGVTASLPLARDTIGLALAELEQATGDVARAIDVVEQLEPTTYTALSLAELYTVAGRYDEVVSLTDGIANQDDATALLCVFRGIALREQGHLDAACDAFREALKSKRRAPVIRHRAWLERARAYEADGKRAMAKRDLEHILAEDADYDGLAEELAKLG is encoded by the coding sequence ATGGGGTTCCGGATTCGGAAGTCCATCCGGCTCGCGCCCGGTGTGCGCATGACGTTCTCGAAGTCCGGGATCGGCTATTCGTTCGGCGTGAAGGGCTACCGGGTGACACACCGAGCCGACGGACGGATCCAACGGACGGCCTCGATCCCCGGCACCGGACTCTCGTATGTCACGACGAGCGGCGGCGGGGGCCGGCACGCGTCGCAGGCGGCCGCGTCGCACGCAGCGCCGGTGCGCCGTTCACCGCCACCGGCGCCGCCCGTCCCGCGGCCGGTGAAGCCCGCGCTCCTCGCACCGAAGGGTGAGAAGGAGCTGTACCACGCGCTCGAGACACGCGATGCCGCGGCGATGGAGCGCGTCGCGCAGGAGCACCCGGACGTGGCGCTCGCGGCCGAGACGCTCGCCGGGGCGCTCGAGCTGAGCGCGGGTGACAACACACGCGCGAAGACGGTGCTCGAGTGGGTGTTCGCCACGGGACGCGATCCTGCCGCCGACGCGTTCCTGCGCAAGTACGTCTCGTTCGAGCTCCAGCTGCACGTCGCGACGGGCGTGACGGCGTCGCTGCCACTCGCTCGCGACACGATCGGGCTCGCGCTCGCCGAGCTCGAGCAGGCGACCGGTGACGTCGCCCGCGCGATCGACGTCGTCGAGCAGCTGGAGCCGACCACCTACACGGCCCTGTCGCTCGCGGAGCTCTACACAGTGGCAGGCCGGTACGACGAGGTCGTCTCGCTGACCGACGGCATCGCGAACCAGGACGACGCGACCGCGCTGCTGTGCGTGTTCCGCGGGATCGCGCTCCGCGAGCAGGGACACCTCGACGCCGCATGCGACGCGTTCCGCGAGGCGCTGAAGTCGAAGCGGCGCGCTCCGGTGATCCGTCATCGCGCGTGGCTCGAGCGGGCGCGCGCCTACGAGGCGGACGGCAAGCGGGCGATGGCGAAGCGCGACCTCGAGCACATCCTCGCCGAGGACGCCGACTACGACGGGCTCGCGGAGGAGCTGGCGAAGCTCGGCTGA